The following nucleotide sequence is from Novipirellula galeiformis.
GCAATCTTCGAAGCGGTACTCGGCCTCGATGTCGAATAACTTCCCCGTCAATCGGATCGCCGATAATGTCGGTGGTTCCCAACGCGTGACGACGCCTTGGAAGTCCATGCGGCGTCCCCGCTCCTCGGTGACACAGCGGAAGATCGTGCCGAGACCCTTTTGATCATCGATGACCGTGCTTTCGACGACGGTTCGGCTCCATTCGGCAACCTTGTCGTTGGTGTAATCGAAGACCTCGTCGATCGGCCGGTGGATCTCAATGCTGGCTAAACTGTGCATGGGAACCTTTGCAGGAACGGCGGTTGAGCGTCCAACACAGCGGATTGCCGAGGTCGCCGTGAAGGGAGACAAGAGATATGGCACCGGAGTGGAGTCTACCAACGGGACGCTCGTTGAATAATGGGTAGAGGCGACCCGCGATGCTCAACTTAGCGGACCGCCCGCCCAAGCGTTAACATGAGGTAGTGCTGGAAACCTCCCCGTTCTTGGTACAGCGTTAGGTGAGTAGGATTGGGGGGCACTGATTTCGCAAACTCCGCTGAAAGGGCGATCATGACATTTCCACGAACCTTTTCTCACATTGGCATTTCTGTGACGGACCTGGACCAGGCCGTCGACTTCTACACCAAAACGTTGGGGTGGTACGTCATCATGCCTGCCACCGAAGTGGTCTCCGATGACTCCGCGATTGGCGTGATGTGCAATGACGTCTTCGGCAAAGGCTGGGGGCGATTCAAGATTGCTCACTTGGCCACCGGGGATCGAATCGGCGTCGAGTTGTTCGAGTTTGAAAACGCCGAAAAGCGAGAGAACAATTTTGAATACTGGAAAACCGGCGTGTTTCACTTCTGTGTCCAGGATCCGGACGTGGAGGGACTGGCAAAACGAATCGTTGAGAACGGAGGTAAACAACGCATGCCCGTTCGCGAGTACTATCCCGGAGAAAAGCCGTACCGGATGGTTTACTGTGAAGATCCCTTCGGAAACTTGATCGAGATCTATTCGCACAGCTATGAACTGACGTATTCCGCGGGCGCCTACCAAGCTGATGCCGAGTGAAGCGTGGCTCCGTATTGCGGGATAGCATACGGAACACGGAAATAAAGGGCATCGACATTCAGGTGGATCTGGCGATCAAGCGTTTGCCAGTTTAGGAATCGCCGAAAATTCGGGGCCAGAACAAGGCTTGAAATCAGCAGGCCAGCAACCATGGAGTCGACACAGAAGGCGTTGCTGGAACGGTGCATTGGGATTGAGCCGTTGCACAAACAGATTGACTGAACCGCTGGGGCATTCCCGCAGTAATCGAGTCAGGTCATGGGCAAGATAACGAGGGGCATAGCCAATCGGAGTTTTGCCTGCATCGATCGCCACTGCCATCGGGTCGACCGGATTGGAGGGCTCACAACGGAGGTGCAAGCGGTCCCCTGCATGCAGCTGAGCTACCACTGCATTTGCCTCGTCCGTCGCTAGGTGGAAACGCATCCCATGAACGAAGAAATAGTTAAGGTAACACCCCTGGTTGTCTGGAACTGGGCAGGGAAAGACTTCAATGGCGTCGGTTTTCTTGATTCCTTCACTGCGTTGCAGCAGCAGCAATGGTTCTGGAGGATCGGCGGGATCAAAACCATTCCAGCGCAAAAAGTCGGCGTACTCAGGACGCGACTTAGGAAGTAATCGGTTGACCAACATCGGGAATAATTCGGCGGAATGGTAGACGGCCTCCAAATCGGGCATCCCGTCAAAAGGGCGAAACCCCTCGGTGGATTTGGCACCCTGTGTGTAACAAAAACGATAGGATGTTTGGCCCGACCGCTCACGAAACGCGTCCAAACGCCCCACCGGTCCCCAATGAGGCATCGGTTTTTCCGTGTGCCAAGCGACGAATAGTGACTCAGTAGGGTTCAAGGGTGCGATGATCCAGGATGAAGTAGACGATCTTGATTGATCAATAATAGTTCCAGGGTAAATTCTTTTGCCAGCGGTGTCATCCTCGATGCAGGAACTCGATCGATGATTCGCTCGAAATCTTGCCTTGAGATCCTTTCTAAATGCTCTAGCCAATGCCCCGCGGCGATTGGTCGAATTGCTTGCCAGGCATGAAAGCAGGCCAAGCTTCGCAGGGTCTTACGGTCCGAAACGGATCCGTAAAACCCCGATGCGGCACGTCTCGCAAATGCAGACATCTCAACGCGCCGGTTCGCGGATCGTAGGCGACGAGCTCGTTTCTCGTCAGGTTCGTTCCGTGCTAAACCAGCCCCATGATCAAAGGTGGGCGCCAGCCAAGTTGTCTCATGCCGCAAAGCCCCCCAATTCTGGTGATGGCGGTCTTGATTGGCAATCAACGTATCGAGCAATACGTAGCCTACAAAGACATCCACCGCAGTGTGACATTTGTGAGTCGGTTGCCAACACGAATCCGACGGAGGAGGGGCCAACTTCTCTACCACTTCAGCGACCGCGCCAACCGTATGCTCTCGGACACCATAATTTTGTTCTGTGTTCGCGGGATAGGTCGAGTCGGCCTCTAACATCAATTGGTTTCCTAAGACCAGTGTCAGCGGCTTGGCGGCAAGGTTCACGCAGATCACCCCAGGCAAATCTTTCTGTGTTTCGTGAGCTAGCTGATAGCTCACATGAGGTAGTCCAATCGCATCACAAATTTCGCCGGCGATCATCTCCGCCCAATCTTCCCCCGTACCGCGATTCTCAGCTTTGAACAAGGTTCGCTGCTCATTATGCCTGAACCAAAACTTCGGTTTCGTGCCTAATTGCTCAAGGTCTTCCGACTGGTCGGCGCTGATGTGAACGATTGAAAATTCTCCTCGCTCAGGATCTTGCATGGATTTTTCTCAATCTGTTTTTTTGTCCCACAACATTTTTCCTTATTCTTACAGCACAGCTGATATCGTATTGCCGCTAGCCACTGGCTTCCTCATATGGACTTGATCGATCTCGAACGTCTGTAGTTTTTTTGCTGGCGGAGGTGGAGGTGGAGGTGGAGTGTGCATCTTTTCTAACATCAGCGACCGGCTTTGATCGTTTGCAGCAATTGTTTCGCACTATTACTTTCGGGTTCTTGCCGCAGTGCTCGTTCGCAAGTCGCTTGCGCATCCTCTGGGTTTCCTAGTTGCCAATGTGCCTCGGCAATTACCTCAAGCATGCTGCTGTTATCGTCTTCGAGTTGCAAGGAGCGACTTGCCGCCGCCAACGCCTCTGGCCACTTCCCGCACTTTTTGTAAGCGAATGCAAGCACGATCCAACCGAAAGCAAAATCCGGATCGATCTCCACCGCTCGTTGAGCTATTGGGCAAGCGGCTTCAGGAGTATCGTCGAGCTCGGCGCAGGCTTTGGCCACCAGGGCATCGGGATGGTTGGGGGCTAATTCCATCAAGCGATCGACGGCGACTTTGGTGGCTTCCATGTGATTTCGCGTATGCAAACATTCGTCAAACAAGGCCAGGTAGTTGCCCACCGGATCGGGATCGCCGTTCATCACGTCAGCCAAAATCGCAGCCGTCGCGTCTTGCGTGACATTAAGCTCATACGTTTCTGCGGCGAGGATTTGGCGCTGCAGCGGCGTCGGCATTTTGAACAGATTCAATTTACCTTTCATTGCGATCGGCTGTTTTAGAAAACGTCCGTTGGAAACGCGCCAGCAGTAGGGCCCCGAAGCGAACGGATCGGCCTCGTGTTGCCGTCCATACGAGGTGATATCCTCGATATCAACCAAGCCAATGACCGCGCCATAGGTGAAATAGTCTTTGCTCAGTTCTCCAGGATTGAGTTCGCGGCGCAGTTCGTTCACATACTGCGGGCTGGTCGAGGCATGAATCGCGATCGTACCCCGGCGATCGGTAGTCCAGGTGCGATTTTCGATCGTTTTTAGGTTCGAGCAAATCGCCCAGGCAAAAGGTTGCCGCACCGAAAGTCCACGAAGCTCATTCATGATGTCACACCGGTTTGGGGTTCTTTTTACGTCTCGTTTTGGCTTCGTCCCCGTTGCGAGCGGCGCGGATGCGGGCGAGCAGTTCGGATGCGGGCTCGTTACTTGGATCTTTCGGTACTAACTCGCTTGGCTTGATTCTTGGGCTGAGTGATCGAGGTATTGGCATTGCGAAAGATCGCCTGGATGCGGCCCGAGGCTTCGTTACCAAGATGGACTAGCATGGCGCGATAGAAGGCCAATTGATCGATGCCTTCTTGAGATTCCAGATCGCTCCAACGGTAACCCTTGGGAAGCTGAAATTCTTGATTCGTCTCCTTCATCATCTTCAAGAACAACAGATAGGTCAGCTCGGTGACGTATTCGTGATACCATCGTCCCTCAGGACGTGGCACAGATTCCAGAGTTTAGCAACAATGTCTTGAGTCGTGGTCACCTAAGCAAAATCCTTCTCGTGATTCCTGGGGGCATTCGGGGGCGAATCAGTTCCCCGGCAATTTCGGTGTCTTACCGATATAACCTGTTGGGGTGAGTACTTCTTCGTTGAGCCATTGCGGCACTGGACCATCGTATCCCTCGAAGTCCAACATCGCACCCCGTCCACTGAATGCAAGTAGCACGTCACGCAAATCACGAGGGGAAAGTTCGATGTCGTTTAGCTTAACGGTCTGTGTTGAGGGATCGACGATGATTTGGCAGCGAGGGTACATCGAATCGCTTTCCGGTCCTCCGTTGTCGTAGATCTGCAGAATCCTTTCAATAATTAACTTTTCCGTCGCGTCCGAAACTTCCGTATCGCCGGCAATAAAGCCACAGAGCATCACGTGATAGCTGATCCCCAGTTTGGACGTCTGAACGTCGTACCCCGAATCTGTAGGCTCGATTTCCTGGTATTGAGAAAAGGCACTGAAAATCTGAATCATCTCTCGTGTTGTGTAGCCACGTTGCTTCCTAGCCCGGAACGCGATCTGCACGAGTTCTTCTGTTTTGCGTTTGATGTATTCAACTGTTGACTCTCCGGAGACACGAGTGTCTGCGTGATCAACATCCTTGGAAGGGATGAAATAGTATTTCTCGGCCCCATAGTCGTATGCAATTCCAATACTTGCAGGTTGAGTCAGGCCCGTGAATCGTTGTTCGCCCTGCATCGCCGCCATCTGTTTTTTTACGGTCGATTCTTGCTCGGTAATTTGTCTGCGAAGTTCGACAATCTCCTGTTGTTGACGAAGCATGTTTTCACGCTGTTGCTTCATTTCGGTTTGCTGCTTTTGTAAACGTTCGGACAGTTCGGCAACTTCCTCGGCGCTTAGAAACTCGACTTCGTCGACTTTGACGACCTCGACCGGTTTGACCTCTTCGATCTTGGCTAGGTCGGCGCGAACGCGTTGGCTGACTTCGATCGCCAGCATCATCACGAACAGAACGAGTACTACGAGTGCGCAGAACACCAAATCCGCAAATGTTTCGTGCGTATTGCCATGGCTCTCCGAATAGCGATCATTCAACGATTTCACCGGCTACGACCTCCTGTAGATTGTCTCTCGCGTTCTTGCGTAATCGCGGGGTGATACGGACTTCGGTGAGTGAAGCGATGTAGGAAACAAAGTGGTCAACGTTGGATGCATACACATTGTTCAGCACTCGAAGTACGATGCTGCCCAAGATCGCTCCTACCAACGTTGTATAAAACGCGGTGCCAAGTCCCGCCATCGTTTCCCGCATGCCGGACATCAAATGGGATGCGTCTCCCGATTCGCCCAATGAATCAAGCGTTCCGCTGAGCCCATTGGTCATCACGATCAAACCGACAATGGTTCCAATCAACCCGAGTGAGACGAGGACACCGGAAAGCGTATCGACGATCTTGGCTCGGGCCATCATTTTGCTGTACAGCAACGTCATCAAACTGTCTTGCGACACGTTAGGGTCATGTCTGGCAATTCGCACGAGGTCTTGGATGTGTTGATGAAAGACACCGGCCGGAGGAGCCTTGACGATCTCTCCGAATCCTCGGGGCGATTTCAGCTTTTTGACAAGGAATGCCGCACAGACAAATTCGCTGCGTAGGCCTTTCACCGCACGGAAGTTCAGCACCACTCCGAAAATAAACAATGCAAAAATGACCACGCACAATCCGCTGGTGTCCGTCACAATGGCATTGAACAAGTGGCGTCCAGCTGCGAACACGAGCAGCAGCCCGATAACAACAGAGTAAATG
It contains:
- a CDS encoding SRPBCC family protein, whose amino-acid sequence is MVDSTPVPYLLSPFTATSAIRCVGRSTAVPAKVPMHSLASIEIHRPIDEVFDYTNDKVAEWSRTVVESTVIDDQKGLGTIFRCVTEERGRRMDFQGVVTRWEPPTLSAIRLTGKLFDIEAEYRFEDCNGRTRVTQESTVNGKGVLKLMFFLFGWLMNEQGCDAARKELESLKRKLEAAAGHAAS
- a CDS encoding lactoylglutathione lyase family protein; amino-acid sequence: MTFPRTFSHIGISVTDLDQAVDFYTKTLGWYVIMPATEVVSDDSAIGVMCNDVFGKGWGRFKIAHLATGDRIGVELFEFENAEKRENNFEYWKTGVFHFCVQDPDVEGLAKRIVENGGKQRMPVREYYPGEKPYRMVYCEDPFGNLIEIYSHSYELTYSAGAYQADAE
- a CDS encoding HIRAN domain-containing protein, whose translation is MPHWGPVGRLDAFRERSGQTSYRFCYTQGAKSTEGFRPFDGMPDLEAVYHSAELFPMLVNRLLPKSRPEYADFLRWNGFDPADPPEPLLLLQRSEGIKKTDAIEVFPCPVPDNQGCYLNYFFVHGMRFHLATDEANAVVAQLHAGDRLHLRCEPSNPVDPMAVAIDAGKTPIGYAPRYLAHDLTRLLRECPSGSVNLFVQRLNPNAPFQQRLLCRLHGCWPADFKPCSGPEFSAIPKLANA
- a CDS encoding phosphatidylinositol kinase; its protein translation is MQDPERGEFSIVHISADQSEDLEQLGTKPKFWFRHNEQRTLFKAENRGTGEDWAEMIAGEICDAIGLPHVSYQLAHETQKDLPGVICVNLAAKPLTLVLGNQLMLEADSTYPANTEQNYGVREHTVGAVAEVVEKLAPPPSDSCWQPTHKCHTAVDVFVGYVLLDTLIANQDRHHQNWGALRHETTWLAPTFDHGAGLARNEPDEKRARRLRSANRRVEMSAFARRAASGFYGSVSDRKTLRSLACFHAWQAIRPIAAGHWLEHLERISRQDFERIIDRVPASRMTPLAKEFTLELLLINQDRLLHPGSSHP
- a CDS encoding tetratricopeptide repeat protein — encoded protein: MNELRGLSVRQPFAWAICSNLKTIENRTWTTDRRGTIAIHASTSPQYVNELRRELNPGELSKDYFTYGAVIGLVDIEDITSYGRQHEADPFASGPYCWRVSNGRFLKQPIAMKGKLNLFKMPTPLQRQILAAETYELNVTQDATAAILADVMNGDPDPVGNYLALFDECLHTRNHMEATKVAVDRLMELAPNHPDALVAKACAELDDTPEAACPIAQRAVEIDPDFAFGWIVLAFAYKKCGKWPEALAAASRSLQLEDDNSSMLEVIAEAHWQLGNPEDAQATCERALRQEPESNSAKQLLQTIKAGR
- a CDS encoding MotA/TolQ/ExbB proton channel family protein, giving the protein MDTTLKPNPKYEVRSNVAGSSVKYDCLHCGVRLTSSLMEAGNYDHCPDCQTPMVVPGEKEKVVEAQKQLIEQKKREAAAQRKREGANEALAQKLADEARRARDLQLDRDPLREWIIYSVVIGLLLVFAAGRHLFNAIVTDTSGLCVVIFALFIFGVVLNFRAVKGLRSEFVCAAFLVKKLKSPRGFGEIVKAPPAGVFHQHIQDLVRIARHDPNVSQDSLMTLLYSKMMARAKIVDTLSGVLVSLGLIGTIVGLIVMTNGLSGTLDSLGESGDASHLMSGMRETMAGLGTAFYTTLVGAILGSIVLRVLNNVYASNVDHFVSYIASLTEVRITPRLRKNARDNLQEVVAGEIVE